The proteins below come from a single Salinilacihabitans rarus genomic window:
- a CDS encoding transcription factor S has protein sequence MEFCDECGSMMKADDGQWVCGSCGSSKPKGDAAQYIVTEGQETSEVIESSNETSLPETDAHCPECGNDRAYWYMQQIRSADESETRFFICTECEHKWREDDN, from the coding sequence AGTTCTGCGACGAATGCGGTTCGATGATGAAGGCGGACGACGGCCAGTGGGTCTGTGGGAGTTGCGGGTCCAGCAAGCCGAAAGGCGACGCGGCCCAGTACATCGTCACCGAGGGTCAGGAGACCAGCGAGGTCATCGAGTCCTCGAACGAGACCTCGCTGCCCGAGACCGACGCCCACTGCCCGGAGTGTGGCAACGACCGCGCCTACTGGTACATGCAACAGATCCGCTCGGCCGACGAGTCCGAGACACGGTTTTTCATCTGTACCGAGTGCGAACACAAGTGGCGCGAGGACGACAACTGA